The genomic stretch GCCAGGAACCGCAATGACAAGGTCCTCCAGCTTGATCTGCCCCTGCAACTCCGGCAGAGTCATGCGGGAATCCCGTTCCGGGATGGTACGGAGCAGGGTATCAAGACGCCCATAGGCCTCGCGTGCCCCGAGAAACCCGCGCCAACCCGCAATCATTTGGTCGAGCGGGGCCAACGCACGCCCCAAGAGAATGGACCCGGAGATGACCAACCCCGGCGAGATGTCCTTATGGATGGCCAGATAGGCGCCGAGCCCCAACGCCAGCGATTGAATCGTCAGCCGATAGGTCCGCGAGAGGGCGTGGATCACGCCCCCCTTGGTGCTGGCTTGACTTTGGAGCGCCAAGACCTGCTGTTGTTTCGCCTGCCAGCGGGCCCGCAAACGGGGCAACATGCCCATCGCTTCGACGACTTCGGCATTGCGTAAATGGCGTTGCGCGAATTGAGTGGCCGCAATCGATTCGCGGTTTGCCTCCGCCAGGTCCTTGCGGGTCGCCACCTCATTCCAGATCGCCAACCCCGCCAACACCAGCATCGACAGCACCGCCACGACCCCGAAGTACGGATGAAAGAGAAACATGAGCCCGGCATAGATCGGCATCCAGGGCGCGTCGAAAAACGCCAGCAACCCCGGCCCGGTCAAGAATTGTCGGATCTGCAAGAGATCGCTCAGCGGCTGCGAGGTGGCAACGGCTCCGCTGCTCGCCAGCGATTGTCGAAAGATCGCATCAAAGACCCGTTCCCCCAGTTGTTCGTCGAGCCGCGCACTCGTCGCGACCATGATCCTGGTCCGGATCCATTCGAGTCCGCCGAGCGTGAGGTAGAGAAACACCGCAATGATCGTGATCATCGTCAACGTCGATTCACTCCCGCTCATCAGCACTCGATCGTAGATGGCCAGCATGTAGATGGCCGGCACGAGCATCAGCAGATTGACGAACAAGCTAAAGAACGCGGTGGTCAGAAACGACTGGCGGCACGCCTCCAAAGCCCGGCGCAGATCGGAAGATTGGCTCGCAGGATTGTTCGTCGGGGTAGACTTGTTTGGTGTCGTCATGGCTGCGGTGAGTTCGTGGAGCCGTGGGTATTCGCGGGTGAACACTCAAATTATGAGAACGCGCATGCCCCCCAGGTGCGCCACCTAGGGGAGGACTGGATAGTACCTCACTTATGCAGGCAGGTTCAAGTCATTCGGCCATGGCCTTTTGCTCCTATTTTATACGTACCGGAGACAACTCCCGCTCATGAACGCAAGCCGTTCCTATCCTCGAATCGCGCTGCGGAATCACTCTTCGTCCGACCGAAGAAGCTCTACCAGATTAGGGACCTGCAACGAGGCGCCCGGTCTCATGGCATTGCTCTTTTGATATCACATCCATTCTCACCGACACATCGCCCCCCGATGGGATCCACCGCAAATGCGGCCGGGGGCTCACCTCGCTGCCAGCGTTCCCACATAGCCTGATAGGCCGCTTCGATGTGGCGGCGGAACCGGTCGACATCGAACAAGGAATGCGTATCTCGATTTACGGCCAATTTCTGCTTCAGCGCAACTAACTCGCCTGGATGAGTCGCCAGCCGCAGCGCCAGGGCTTCGTAGTCGGCCAGATTGGTGGTAATAAGTTCCGGAAGGCCGATGGCCTGCAGCAGGCTCCCGGCCACCCGCCCGGCAAAGGCCTGACCCCGACATGTCAGGACCGGCAGGCCGGCCCATAAGGCATCGCTCGCCGTCGTGTGCGCGTTATACGGCAGCGTGTCCAAGAACAAGTCTGCCTGCCGGTAACGCGCCAGATGCTGTGCAAGCGGCATGCGCGGAGCGAATACCAGCCGGTCCGGACTCACTTCCCGCGCTTCAGCCTCTCGGCGCAGATTATCTTCGGCAGATTCGTTCGCCTTGAATAACCACAATACGCTGCCTTCAACTTGGGCCAGCAGCCGCATCCAGATATCGAACAGCTCCGGGTGGATCTTGTAGCTGTTGTTGAAGCAGCAGAAGACGACGCCCGCCTTCGGCAAGCCCAATTCCTGGCGGCTGGGCGTGGCCTTGGCGATCTCCCGCCGCGAGGCGCACTGAAAGGTGTCAGGCAGATAGACAACCTGCTCCGTATAGCAGGAACCTAACTCTTCCGGAATCACAAACCGGTCGGCCAGGAGGTAGTCCATGAACTCCGCGCCCATGGTCCCGGGAAAGCCGAGGTAGTTCACCTGGATCGGCGCCGCGCGACCTGCAAAAATCCCCGGACGGCTGAAGGTCGTGTACCCGGCCAAATCCACCGCAATATCGATATCCAGTTCTCTTAGCCTCCGCGCCACCGCTTCGTCGGAGGCCGTACGCACGTCCAGGAACTGGTCGAAGCCTCTGACAAGCCGCTGGCGACAAGGGTCATTCGACGCTGGGCCGATCGAGACACCGAAGACTTGGAAGCGCGAACGGTCATGGTGTTCGATCAGGTCGGAGATGAGGTGGGCGATAGGGTGCTGGCGAAAATCCGGCGACACATAGGCGAGGCGAATGGTGTTGTGAGAATGCTGTGGACCTTGCGAGCCAAGCGTGTAATCTGAACAATACTCTTGGGTACGCATTTCAGCACACTGGCGCTGTTCGAGAGGATCATCAGACACATTCAGAAACACAAATGGCGTGACGCAGCCTATGCCTTGCCGAACCCCCTCACGCAGCTGTTGTGAGGCCCGAGTATGGTCGGTCCATTCACAGATGTTCGCTCGGCACTTCGCAATCGATCCATGGAGAAACGGATAATCGCTATTCAAACCCAAGACCTGTTCGAAACAAGCCAACGCCTCCATGTGTCGATTCTTGCCATAACAGAGCTCGCCCAAGGCAAAATACACGTCAAGATAGCCTGGCTTGAACGCCAGGGCTGTTCTATAGGCAGCTTCGGCGTCCGTCGTCCGCCCAATCTCTTTCAGCAGTCTGCCGAGATGGTAATGGGCATCGGGAAAGTCCGGCCGCAGTTCTAACGCCTGGCGGTAGGAAGCCTCGGCATCGGCCCATTGATGTCCCGCCTGATAGACTTGCCCCAAGTTCGAATGTGCGTTCACCATGTCTGGTTGCACGTGCAACGCGTGTTGGTAACAGGCAATCGCCTCCAGGTAGCGCCGCTGCTTCTGGTACACACCGCCCAAGCTGTTGTGGAAATTGGCGATATCGGGGGCCAACGTGATGGCTCGGCCGATGTGTTTCTCCGCGGTTTCAAATTCGCCTCCCTCCAACGCAATCGTTCCCAGCAGGTGCCAGGCATCAGCCCGCTCCGGTTGGCCGCGCAAGACATCCTGGTAGCAGGCCTCCGCTTCAGCCAGTCGGCCAGACTTTTGATGCTCGATGCCCAAGTCCAGCTGCCGTTCACAGACGGTCGCCAGCCTCTTGCGCAGGTCCACATCTTCCGGTTGATGGTGGAGGGCGCCCACATAGCACTCAATCGCCCGACCGAGTTGTCCCTGCTGGAGAAACGCATTCCCCAGATTCCCCAGAAAGACCGGCTCGTGCGGCTTCAAGGCGAGCGCACGCTGAATCCGTTCCACCGCGTTCTCATACTGTTGCTGCTGCGCAGCGAGGACCCCCCATAGATGCCAGGCATCGGGATTCTGCGGCTGCGATTTGATCAGGCGCTGATACCCAGCCTCGGCCTCCGCGTATCGCCCGGCTTGATGATGGTTGAGCGTGACGGTGAGTGTGTCGGGCCTGGGATGGCTGCGGGGTGCGTGGTTGTTCTTCAGTCGGCTCATGGTGTCTACGCCACCGGCGAGTAACTGAACATCACATCGTCCTCCGGGAGGCGCGGTGATAAAAAAGCCTCGTCGGACCTGTTCGATCCGACGAGGCAAGATACTGAACCCCAGTCTCAGATGGCAAGGGAAGATCGACAGCTCCGACGGAAGAAGCCTGTTAGGACTGCTTC from Candidatus Krumholzibacteriia bacterium encodes the following:
- a CDS encoding type I secretion system permease/ATPase, producing MTTPNKSTPTNNPASQSSDLRRALEACRQSFLTTAFFSLFVNLLMLVPAIYMLAIYDRVLMSGSESTLTMITIIAVFLYLTLGGLEWIRTRIMVATSARLDEQLGERVFDAIFRQSLASSGAVATSQPLSDLLQIRQFLTGPGLLAFFDAPWMPIYAGLMFLFHPYFGVVAVLSMLVLAGLAIWNEVATRKDLAEANRESIAATQFAQRHLRNAEVVEAMGMLPRLRARWQAKQQQVLALQSQASTKGGVIHALSRTYRLTIQSLALGLGAYLAIHKDISPGLVISGSILLGRALAPLDQMIAGWRGFLGAREAYGRLDTLLRTIPERDSRMTLPELQGQIKLEDLVIAVPGRTEPILNGITLTIESGTSVALIGPSAAGKSTLARAILGLYIPARGRVCLDGADVHNWDRTQFGQSVGYLPQDVELLDGTVAENIARFGDVDAERVVEAAQWAGIHEMVLTLPQAYDTPLIGGGVALSAGQQQRIGIARAIYGRPRVVVLDEPNANLDMAGDAALMATIQQLQRDGCTVVVVTHRTNVLQVVQKIAMVVGGKLVLYGPRDEVLAAMAKVQQPAASPRPAGAVSLGRVMPAASGLKP
- a CDS encoding tetratricopeptide repeat protein, which gives rise to MSRLKNNHAPRSHPRPDTLTVTLNHHQAGRYAEAEAGYQRLIKSQPQNPDAWHLWGVLAAQQQQYENAVERIQRALALKPHEPVFLGNLGNAFLQQGQLGRAIECYVGALHHQPEDVDLRKRLATVCERQLDLGIEHQKSGRLAEAEACYQDVLRGQPERADAWHLLGTIALEGGEFETAEKHIGRAITLAPDIANFHNSLGGVYQKQRRYLEAIACYQHALHVQPDMVNAHSNLGQVYQAGHQWADAEASYRQALELRPDFPDAHYHLGRLLKEIGRTTDAEAAYRTALAFKPGYLDVYFALGELCYGKNRHMEALACFEQVLGLNSDYPFLHGSIAKCRANICEWTDHTRASQQLREGVRQGIGCVTPFVFLNVSDDPLEQRQCAEMRTQEYCSDYTLGSQGPQHSHNTIRLAYVSPDFRQHPIAHLISDLIEHHDRSRFQVFGVSIGPASNDPCRQRLVRGFDQFLDVRTASDEAVARRLRELDIDIAVDLAGYTTFSRPGIFAGRAAPIQVNYLGFPGTMGAEFMDYLLADRFVIPEELGSCYTEQVVYLPDTFQCASRREIAKATPSRQELGLPKAGVVFCCFNNSYKIHPELFDIWMRLLAQVEGSVLWLFKANESAEDNLRREAEAREVSPDRLVFAPRMPLAQHLARYRQADLFLDTLPYNAHTTASDALWAGLPVLTCRGQAFAGRVAGSLLQAIGLPELITTNLADYEALALRLATHPGELVALKQKLAVNRDTHSLFDVDRFRRHIEAAYQAMWERWQRGEPPAAFAVDPIGGRCVGENGCDIKRAMP